The Desulfoscipio gibsoniae DSM 7213 genome contains a region encoding:
- a CDS encoding menaquinone biosynthesis decarboxylase, whose amino-acid sequence MAYPDLHAFLDILDQKGLLKRITTEVDVRLEITEITDRVSKQGGPALLFENVKGYNMPVLINAFGSMDRMQLALEVDTLDQIGDELIKIIQPPELPTTLIDKFKALPKLAQLSSFLPKHVRTGPCKEIIIKDKPSLAHLPVLHCWPEDGGPFITLPLVFTKDPVTGRRNLGMYRMQVFDHQTTGMHWHIHKDAAEHYRLRGDKMPVAVALGADPATIYAATAPMPHGIDELLLAGFLRKEPVELVKCETVDLEVPARAEIILEGYVDPSETRLEGPFGDHTGYYSLADQYPVFHLTCITQRKKPIYPATIVGRPPMEDAYLGKATERIFLPLMRMMMPEVVDMNMPPEGVFHNCVIVSIHKKYPGQAKKVMCAMWGMGLMMLAKLIIVVDADVNVHNTSEVMWRVFNNIDPRRDVLMVDGPLDALDHSSPLPHYGSKMGIDATIKNASEGHPRQWPPDIVMSPEIKELVNRKWQSYGLGNTK is encoded by the coding sequence TTGGCCTATCCCGATTTACATGCCTTCCTAGATATATTGGACCAAAAAGGGCTTTTAAAAAGAATCACCACTGAAGTGGATGTCCGCCTTGAAATAACTGAAATTACCGACCGGGTGAGCAAACAGGGTGGCCCCGCCTTATTGTTTGAAAACGTCAAGGGCTATAATATGCCCGTTTTAATCAATGCTTTCGGCTCTATGGACAGAATGCAGCTGGCGCTGGAGGTGGATACGCTGGACCAAATTGGTGACGAATTAATTAAAATAATTCAGCCGCCTGAGCTGCCCACCACCTTAATTGATAAATTTAAAGCACTTCCCAAGCTGGCCCAGCTATCGTCATTTCTGCCCAAACACGTGCGAACCGGCCCATGCAAAGAAATAATCATCAAAGATAAGCCGTCCCTGGCCCACCTACCGGTACTGCACTGCTGGCCCGAGGACGGCGGGCCTTTTATCACACTGCCTCTTGTGTTTACCAAAGACCCGGTGACAGGCCGCCGCAACTTGGGTATGTACCGGATGCAGGTTTTTGACCACCAAACAACTGGAATGCACTGGCATATCCATAAGGACGCCGCAGAGCATTATCGGCTAAGGGGTGACAAAATGCCCGTGGCCGTTGCCCTTGGTGCCGACCCGGCTACCATATACGCCGCCACCGCGCCTATGCCCCACGGCATTGACGAACTGTTGCTGGCGGGCTTTTTGCGTAAAGAACCGGTGGAGCTGGTCAAATGCGAAACGGTGGACCTGGAGGTGCCGGCCAGGGCCGAAATTATTCTGGAAGGGTATGTCGACCCCTCTGAAACCCGGTTGGAAGGGCCCTTTGGGGACCACACCGGATACTATTCGCTGGCAGACCAGTATCCGGTATTCCACCTGACCTGTATTACCCAACGTAAAAAACCTATTTATCCCGCCACAATCGTCGGCCGGCCGCCTATGGAAGACGCTTACCTGGGCAAGGCCACCGAGCGTATATTTTTACCGCTTATGCGCATGATGATGCCGGAAGTAGTGGACATGAATATGCCTCCTGAAGGCGTTTTCCATAATTGTGTAATTGTTTCCATCCATAAAAAATACCCCGGCCAGGCTAAAAAGGTAATGTGTGCAATGTGGGGCATGGGGCTAATGATGCTGGCCAAACTAATCATTGTTGTGGATGCCGATGTCAATGTGCATAATACCTCCGAGGTAATGTGGCGCGTATTCAATAATATTGATCCACGACGGGACGTGCTGATGGTGGACGGGCCGCTGGACGCCCTGGACCATTCATCACCGCTGCCTCATTACGGATCCAAAATGGGCATTGATGCCACCATAAAGAACGCATCGGAGGGTCACCCGCGCCAGTGGCCCCCTGATATTGTCATGTCGCCGGAAATTAAGGAACTAGTAAATAGGAAGTGGCAGAGTTATGGCCTTGGCAATACCAAATAA
- a CDS encoding ferredoxin, with the protein MHAEVDQDLCISCGACIDTCPDVFEWNDEEKAHSTVDEIPNELEDQASEAAEGCPTDAITVN; encoded by the coding sequence ATGCATGCAGAAGTAGATCAGGACCTTTGTATCAGCTGCGGGGCTTGTATAGATACCTGCCCGGATGTCTTTGAATGGAACGATGAGGAAAAAGCCCATTCCACAGTGGATGAAATACCCAATGAATTGGAGGACCAGGCATCAGAGGCCGCCGAGGGATGTCCTACAGATGCCATAACCGTTAATTAA
- the mqnC gene encoding cyclic dehypoxanthinyl futalosine synthase, whose product MHTAPEVPDLLQKALSGRRLSAVDGSILLEKGELLELGHVANTIRQRLHPQQRVTYIIDRNINYTNVCTCQCRFCAFYRSVGDPDAYILDKAALFEKIEQTLAVGGTELLIQGGLHPALNIDYYVDMLQSIKERFHIHIHSFSPPEIIHLCRKSGRSITEVLARLKDAGLDSLPGGGAEILVDRVRRIISPNKISWRLWMDVMDSAHHLGMKTTATMMFGHVETTSERVMHMVRVREQQDATGGFTAFIPWSFQPRNTKLGGTVAGAVDYLKTVAVARIMLDNIPNIQASWVTQGAKIAQLALTFGANDFGSTMLEENVVRAAGVTYRVPLEEIHRCIYDAGFIPAQRRTDYTIIKEFTDPRTV is encoded by the coding sequence TTGCATACTGCACCGGAAGTGCCCGATCTACTGCAAAAAGCCCTGTCCGGCAGGCGACTATCCGCTGTGGATGGTTCCATCTTGCTGGAAAAAGGCGAATTACTTGAATTGGGTCACGTGGCCAACACTATCAGGCAGCGGCTGCACCCACAGCAAAGGGTCACCTACATTATTGACCGCAATATCAACTACACCAACGTGTGTACCTGCCAGTGCCGCTTTTGTGCCTTTTATCGCAGCGTCGGCGATCCAGACGCCTATATATTGGATAAGGCCGCCCTTTTTGAAAAAATAGAACAAACTCTGGCTGTAGGCGGTACTGAACTGCTTATCCAGGGAGGCCTGCATCCCGCTTTAAACATTGATTATTATGTGGATATGCTGCAATCCATAAAAGAACGGTTTCACATCCACATTCATTCTTTTTCTCCACCGGAGATTATACACTTATGCCGTAAGTCGGGACGGTCCATCACTGAGGTGCTGGCCCGGCTAAAAGATGCGGGGCTGGATTCGCTGCCCGGCGGCGGTGCCGAAATACTGGTAGACCGGGTGCGCCGGATCATCAGCCCCAACAAGATAAGCTGGCGACTGTGGATGGATGTTATGGACAGCGCCCACCACCTGGGCATGAAAACCACTGCCACCATGATGTTCGGGCATGTGGAAACCACCTCCGAACGGGTAATGCACATGGTACGGGTGCGAGAACAACAGGATGCCACCGGCGGATTCACCGCTTTTATCCCCTGGAGTTTCCAACCCCGTAATACCAAATTGGGAGGGACTGTGGCCGGAGCGGTGGATTACCTGAAAACAGTGGCCGTAGCACGCATTATGTTAGATAACATACCCAATATTCAAGCCTCCTGGGTCACCCAGGGCGCCAAAATCGCCCAACTCGCCCTAACCTTTGGCGCCAATGACTTTGGCAGCACCATGCTGGAAGAAAACGTGGTGCGGGCCGCCGGGGTAACCTACCGGGTACCTCTGGAAGAAATCCACCGGTGCATCTACGATGCCGGTTTTATACCCGCCCAGCGGCGCACCGACTACACCATCATCAAAGAATTCACTGATCCCCGCACCGTTTAA
- the mqnE gene encoding aminofutalosine synthase MqnE, translated as MLSESSPLAAIAAKVAANQRLNAEDGIKLFQSNELLAIGQMANLVRERKNGRKTYFIANRHINHTNICVNRCQLCAFGRDADHSGTYTMTLDEIESKARSCADLNISELHIVGGLNPDLTLDYYLEMMQRLRRALPGVVIQSLTAVEIEYLARLHNMSYRDVLAALQKAGLDSLPGGGAEVFSPRVREIICSKKIDGDTWLAVHQAAHELGMRTNATMLYGHVETIEERVDHLLRLRELQDRTGGFLTFIPLAFHPQNTALEQLGLTGTTGYDDLKVLAIARLLLDNFDHIKSFWIYVGPKLAQISLSFGVDDLDGTVVEEKIAHDAGADTVQSMTKSELVHLIKSAGFNPVQRDTLYNVVEEGF; from the coding sequence ATGCTCAGCGAATCCAGCCCGCTGGCAGCTATTGCTGCTAAAGTTGCGGCAAACCAGCGGCTTAATGCAGAGGACGGCATAAAACTTTTTCAATCGAATGAATTACTGGCCATCGGCCAAATGGCCAATCTGGTTCGGGAAAGGAAAAACGGTCGTAAAACATATTTTATTGCCAACAGGCACATAAACCATACCAATATATGCGTAAACCGCTGCCAGCTATGTGCCTTTGGACGTGACGCAGATCATTCCGGCACCTACACCATGACCCTGGATGAAATCGAGTCAAAAGCCCGTTCCTGCGCCGACCTGAACATATCTGAACTGCACATCGTAGGCGGGCTTAACCCAGATTTAACTTTGGATTACTATCTGGAGATGATGCAGCGGCTGCGCCGGGCACTGCCCGGGGTAGTGATCCAATCACTCACCGCGGTGGAAATTGAATACCTGGCCCGGCTGCATAACATGAGCTACAGGGATGTGCTGGCTGCTTTACAAAAGGCCGGCCTTGACTCGCTGCCGGGTGGCGGCGCGGAGGTATTTTCGCCCCGGGTTCGGGAAATTATCTGTTCCAAGAAAATAGACGGCGACACCTGGCTGGCGGTGCACCAAGCTGCCCATGAACTTGGCATGCGCACCAACGCCACCATGCTGTACGGGCATGTGGAAACTATTGAGGAGAGGGTGGACCACCTGCTGCGCCTGCGTGAACTGCAAGATCGCACAGGCGGCTTCCTGACTTTTATCCCCCTGGCGTTTCATCCCCAAAACACGGCTCTGGAACAACTAGGTTTAACCGGCACCACTGGTTACGACGACCTGAAGGTACTGGCCATTGCCCGCCTGCTGCTGGATAATTTTGATCATATCAAATCTTTTTGGATTTATGTGGGGCCTAAACTGGCCCAGATATCTTTGTCTTTTGGCGTGGATGATCTTGACGGCACTGTGGTAGAAGAAAAAATCGCCCACGATGCCGGGGCTGATACTGTGCAGTCCATGACGAAAAGCGAACTGGTGCACCTAATTAAAAGCGCGGGTTTTAACCCTGTGCAGCGCGATACGCTTTACAATGTAGTAGAGGAGGGTTTTTAA
- a CDS encoding menaquinone biosynthetic enzyme MqnA/MqnD family protein produces MSEVRLGQVEYINCIPVYHALEEGLLVGDIELVKGPPSKLNKMFLDGELDITPISSIEYARHANQCIILPNLSISADGRVESILFFSQLPPTELEGKTIAVTTSSATSVVLLRILFEHFYHVDVEMISVAPDLDAMLAAADGALLIGDDAMQAHQQVLKDHRELIVTDLGEAWKEFTGHKMVYAVWVTHAALGQTAPHVIDQAASLLYEAKQIGLSQREALLEKSQRRSGLPFEVVDHYLDTIHHELGEAEQKALLTFYDYAYKSGIIEERVKLNIWGLVD; encoded by the coding sequence ATGTCCGAAGTTCGCCTGGGACAGGTTGAATATATCAACTGCATACCAGTTTACCATGCCCTGGAAGAGGGCCTGCTGGTAGGCGATATAGAATTAGTCAAAGGTCCGCCCAGCAAGTTAAATAAAATGTTTTTAGATGGGGAGCTGGATATAACCCCTATTTCCTCTATTGAGTACGCCAGACATGCGAACCAATGTATTATTTTACCCAACCTGTCCATCAGCGCTGACGGTCGGGTGGAAAGCATTCTTTTTTTCAGCCAGCTGCCACCCACCGAACTGGAAGGCAAAACCATTGCCGTGACCACCTCCTCCGCCACTTCGGTAGTGCTGCTGCGCATACTGTTTGAGCATTTTTACCATGTGGATGTTGAGATGATCAGTGTCGCCCCCGATCTGGACGCTATGCTGGCCGCAGCCGACGGGGCGCTGCTTATTGGTGATGATGCCATGCAGGCCCACCAGCAGGTGCTTAAGGACCACCGGGAACTTATCGTCACTGACCTGGGCGAAGCTTGGAAGGAATTCACCGGGCATAAAATGGTCTACGCCGTGTGGGTAACCCACGCCGCCCTGGGTCAAACAGCACCTCACGTCATAGATCAAGCAGCCAGCCTACTTTATGAAGCCAAGCAAATTGGTCTCTCCCAAAGGGAAGCACTGCTGGAAAAGTCCCAGCGACGGTCGGGTCTGCCATTTGAAGTGGTGGATCATTACCTGGATACTATCCACCATGAACTGGGCGAAGCAGAACAAAAGGCGCTGCTTACCTTTTATGATTACGCTTACAAAAGCGGCATTATTGAGGAGCGAGTAAAGCTTAATATTTGGGGTTTAGTTGATTAA
- a CDS encoding acetate--CoA ligase family protein, whose amino-acid sequence MITADLKNELNSLTPLFQPNSIAIIGASQNPAKPSGQPLVSLTRYGFKGRVYPVNPNYDTLHGLPCYPTLQDIPDQVDLCIIAVPAHMTMGALKECADKGVRGVIIFTSGFAEVSADGAAIQQQITALARSTGMRVCGPNCMGIFSARNALMANFFITELPTKVLVPDYLGFISQSGGFGVAIFQIVKEKGYGFSHFVGTGNEADLEFSHYLGYMAADAHTRVIGGYLEGVKDGPKFLNALDMALANEKPVLLMKAGSYPASARAAASHTGAMVGSEKVYSAVFKQKGVVRVESLEEFQNMLSLLHNGKIPRGKRVAIIASSGGIGVMLADKCAHYGLEVVTLQDKTRSALAALLPDFASTANPVDITSAIMTQPGLLEQCAQIVINDPQVDMMIVAYWTELGDKGNLDQMIRVAQQTNKPVFNLTWGPDKAVFEALQYMNSQLAPAARELDSIVKGLAALADYHNFVRSRRKSKLVAPEVPSDAREKVAALLGNLPRGAKLSEHSAKQLLQAYGIPTTREQLATTGEEAADAAEAIGYPVVMKIESPDILHKTDAGGVLLNANTPDEVRSGFNRLLDNARAYKADADIKGVLVQQMLPAGIEMIVGIARDSVFGSTVLVGMGGIFVEALKDAALRVVPVAPLDAMEMLEELKGRRVLDGLRGMPPSDKIAMVEVIQRVSRLAQDFPQIAELDINPLIVFSEGRGACAADAIIVLE is encoded by the coding sequence ATGATTACGGCAGATTTAAAGAATGAATTAAATAGTCTAACACCCCTTTTTCAGCCCAACTCAATCGCTATTATCGGAGCATCTCAAAACCCTGCCAAACCCAGCGGCCAACCGCTGGTCTCCCTGACCCGCTACGGTTTTAAGGGGCGGGTATACCCGGTGAACCCCAATTACGATACATTGCATGGCTTACCCTGTTACCCTACACTGCAGGATATCCCGGACCAGGTAGATTTGTGTATTATTGCGGTGCCGGCCCACATGACCATGGGCGCTCTAAAAGAATGCGCCGACAAAGGAGTCCGGGGGGTAATCATTTTTACTTCGGGCTTTGCCGAAGTAAGCGCCGATGGTGCGGCCATTCAGCAGCAAATAACCGCGCTGGCCCGGTCAACCGGCATGCGCGTCTGCGGACCCAACTGCATGGGCATTTTTAGTGCCCGTAACGCACTGATGGCTAATTTTTTTATTACCGAGCTGCCCACAAAAGTGCTGGTACCAGATTACTTGGGCTTCATCTCCCAAAGTGGCGGCTTCGGAGTGGCCATTTTCCAGATAGTCAAGGAAAAGGGCTATGGCTTCAGTCATTTTGTCGGCACCGGTAACGAAGCGGATTTGGAGTTTTCCCACTACCTGGGCTACATGGCTGCCGATGCTCATACCCGGGTGATCGGCGGTTACCTGGAAGGCGTCAAGGACGGCCCTAAATTTTTAAATGCTCTGGATATGGCTTTGGCCAATGAAAAACCTGTCCTGCTGATGAAGGCAGGCAGCTACCCTGCGTCAGCCCGGGCCGCCGCCTCCCATACCGGAGCAATGGTGGGCTCAGAAAAAGTATACAGTGCCGTGTTTAAGCAAAAAGGCGTTGTTCGAGTAGAAAGCCTGGAAGAATTTCAAAACATGCTATCCCTGCTACATAACGGGAAAATACCCCGGGGCAAGCGGGTGGCCATCATAGCCAGCTCGGGCGGCATCGGCGTTATGCTGGCGGACAAATGCGCTCACTACGGGCTGGAAGTGGTAACCCTTCAGGATAAAACCAGGTCGGCTCTGGCAGCGCTGTTACCCGACTTTGCTTCCACCGCCAATCCTGTGGACATCACCTCGGCTATCATGACCCAACCCGGCCTGTTGGAACAATGTGCCCAAATTGTCATCAACGACCCCCAGGTGGATATGATGATCGTGGCCTACTGGACAGAGTTGGGGGACAAGGGCAACCTTGATCAGATGATCAGGGTGGCACAACAAACAAATAAACCGGTTTTCAACCTGACCTGGGGCCCCGATAAAGCAGTGTTTGAGGCCCTGCAATACATGAACAGCCAGCTGGCCCCCGCGGCCCGGGAATTGGATTCCATAGTCAAAGGACTGGCCGCGCTGGCCGATTATCACAATTTTGTCCGGTCCCGCCGGAAAAGCAAGCTTGTAGCGCCGGAAGTGCCATCGGACGCCAGGGAAAAGGTAGCGGCTTTGTTGGGTAATTTACCACGTGGTGCTAAATTATCCGAGCACTCAGCTAAGCAATTACTGCAAGCCTATGGCATACCCACCACACGGGAACAATTAGCCACTACCGGGGAAGAAGCCGCAGATGCAGCTGAGGCCATCGGATACCCTGTGGTTATGAAAATAGAGTCACCTGATATACTGCATAAAACTGATGCCGGGGGAGTGTTATTAAACGCAAATACACCGGATGAAGTACGCAGTGGATTTAACCGCCTGCTGGATAACGCCCGGGCCTACAAGGCCGATGCGGATATCAAGGGTGTGCTGGTACAGCAAATGCTGCCCGCCGGTATCGAAATGATCGTAGGTATTGCCCGGGACAGCGTATTTGGCTCCACAGTGCTGGTGGGTATGGGGGGCATATTTGTGGAAGCGCTGAAGGATGCAGCCCTGAGGGTGGTACCCGTGGCTCCGCTGGACGCCATGGAGATGTTGGAAGAATTAAAAGGCAGGCGCGTGCTGGATGGCCTGCGGGGAATGCCGCCCTCCGATAAAATAGCAATGGTTGAGGTTATCCAGCGGGTGTCCCGCCTGGCCCAGGACTTTCCCCAAATTGCCGAGCTGGACATCAACCCGCTGATTGTGTTTTCCGAAGGCCGGGGTGCCTGCGCCGCCGATGCAATAATCGTTTTGGAGTAA
- the speD gene encoding adenosylmethionine decarboxylase, with translation MKPLGRHVLAEIYGCEYDILNDIGKVEKIMVNAALEAGAEVREFVFHKFSPQGVSGVVVISESHLAIHTWPELGYAAVDVFTCGDKVDPWDACNFLTEQFCAKHLTAKETKRGILPDIPHQEAVNL, from the coding sequence ATGAAACCTTTGGGCCGCCATGTACTAGCTGAAATCTATGGATGTGAATACGATATTCTCAATGACATCGGCAAAGTTGAAAAAATTATGGTAAACGCAGCCCTTGAGGCAGGCGCCGAGGTAAGAGAATTTGTATTCCATAAATTCAGCCCGCAGGGGGTCAGCGGAGTGGTCGTAATATCCGAATCACATTTGGCCATTCACACCTGGCCGGAGCTGGGTTATGCAGCTGTTGATGTTTTTACCTGTGGGGACAAGGTGGATCCCTGGGATGCGTGCAATTTCTTAACCGAGCAATTCTGCGCCAAGCATCTCACAGCTAAAGAGACAAAACGGGGTATCCTTCCTGATATACCACATCAGGAAGCCGTAAATCTTTAG
- a CDS encoding polyprenyl synthetase family protein has protein sequence MHIFQHISDDLEQVHKLINKNFLIRTSNIRDYVKQDFNYLYINLRPALVLICHRLFCPPNRQAVALAAVLQFIFMASQVHIKLSEDDTGHEKPVDIRTGYQFPVLVGDYLYGKFFTTLCDAGIVHYLKNMAELICTINKNGVKILKNPDLAITDPLAYNEVIRGESAELMACGTYLGADLAGADKAIKDKLYQFGLNLGMAFGLLSRGASTKQINDYVAKAELILKQLPSGKDKESLRDLLGLFATENTATERMVV, from the coding sequence ATGCATATTTTTCAACATATCAGCGATGATCTGGAACAAGTGCACAAGTTGATTAACAAAAATTTTTTGATCAGAACAAGTAATATTAGGGATTACGTTAAACAGGATTTTAACTATCTATATATCAATTTAAGACCCGCGCTGGTACTTATTTGTCACCGTCTGTTTTGCCCGCCCAACCGGCAGGCCGTTGCCCTGGCTGCTGTGCTGCAGTTTATTTTTATGGCCTCCCAGGTGCATATAAAATTATCGGAAGACGACACTGGCCATGAAAAACCGGTGGATATTCGCACCGGTTACCAGTTTCCCGTGCTGGTGGGTGATTACTTGTACGGTAAATTCTTTACCACCCTATGCGACGCTGGTATCGTACACTACCTCAAAAACATGGCGGAGCTTATATGCACCATTAATAAAAACGGAGTTAAGATTTTGAAAAACCCGGACCTGGCCATTACCGATCCGCTGGCGTATAATGAGGTTATCCGCGGCGAAAGTGCCGAACTGATGGCCTGCGGTACCTATCTCGGAGCCGATTTGGCAGGTGCCGACAAAGCCATTAAAGACAAACTTTATCAGTTTGGCCTTAACCTGGGCATGGCTTTCGGGCTACTGTCAAGGGGTGCATCAACAAAGCAAATCAATGACTATGTCGCTAAGGCCGAGCTTATTTTAAAACAGCTGCCATCTGGTAAAGATAAAGAGAGCCTTCGGGATTTACTTGGTTTATTCGCCACGGAAAACACCGCAACCGAACGCATGGTTGTATAA
- a CDS encoding 4Fe-4S binding protein, with protein sequence MKVHEAILRRTNLQAYTWVMLPVVAIGGWFYTPLGFLLFGCMIGAVGVSFFRGRNWCDWMCPRGAFLDLFLRPISRKITIPAFFRHEAVRSFMLLLIFIVIGVQFYLAWGDLQAMGLALVRVLTITTVVGILLGWGIHPRTWCHICPMGTVAHWIARRQKPLQTGSSCVSCGICTKVCPMQLAPNEFSDHNLEYSDCLRCSSCVYSCPKMALSFENNVNRTESYQKAS encoded by the coding sequence ATGAAAGTTCACGAAGCCATATTACGCAGGACAAATCTGCAAGCTTACACCTGGGTGATGCTGCCGGTGGTGGCCATCGGTGGCTGGTTTTATACCCCGCTGGGGTTCTTGCTGTTCGGGTGCATGATTGGAGCGGTGGGTGTTTCATTTTTCCGGGGCCGTAACTGGTGTGATTGGATGTGTCCACGGGGTGCTTTTTTGGATTTATTTCTCAGACCCATTAGTCGGAAAATCACCATACCCGCCTTTTTTAGGCATGAAGCGGTGCGCTCATTTATGCTGCTGTTGATCTTTATTGTTATCGGTGTACAGTTTTACCTGGCCTGGGGCGACCTGCAGGCCATGGGGTTGGCCCTGGTCAGGGTGTTGACTATTACCACGGTGGTGGGCATATTGCTTGGTTGGGGTATTCATCCCCGTACCTGGTGTCACATCTGCCCTATGGGTACGGTGGCACATTGGATTGCCCGGCGCCAAAAACCGCTGCAAACCGGTAGTAGCTGTGTATCCTGCGGCATTTGCACTAAAGTCTGCCCCATGCAGCTGGCCCCCAATGAATTTAGCGATCATAACTTGGAATACAGCGATTGCTTGAGATGTTCTTCATGTGTGTACAGCTGTCCTAAGATGGCGCTGTCCTTTGAAAATAATGTAAACAGGACGGAGTCTTATCAAAAGGCGTCCTGA
- a CDS encoding UbiA-like polyprenyltransferase — translation MALAIPNKTKVFLEMIRFEHTIFALPFAYMGALLVAKKVPSAGDLLWITLAMVGARTAAMSLNRIIDRHIDAKNPRTANRALPKGLLSVGEVWFYTLLSFALLLYAAYQLSPLAFRLFPVAVAALSFYSFTKRFTWTCHLWLGLTLGLAPLGAWIAISGQFHAAPVLLGLGVLFWVAGFDIIYACDDYHFDRKYGIHSIPSRFGIASSLRISTVFHIIAPLLFLAVGIILHLGVFYMTGLTIAVTLLFYQHKLVTPDDLSRAGVAFFNLNGTLSVVVFCFTLLDILVPVQIW, via the coding sequence ATGGCCTTGGCAATACCAAATAAAACCAAAGTTTTTCTGGAAATGATCCGGTTTGAACACACTATATTTGCATTGCCCTTTGCATACATGGGCGCATTGCTGGTGGCTAAAAAAGTGCCCAGCGCCGGCGATTTGCTTTGGATAACCCTGGCCATGGTAGGTGCCCGCACGGCGGCCATGTCGCTGAACCGGATTATCGACCGGCATATTGATGCCAAAAATCCCCGCACGGCCAACCGCGCTCTACCCAAGGGGCTGTTATCAGTGGGAGAGGTGTGGTTTTACACACTGCTTTCCTTTGCCCTTTTGCTGTATGCCGCGTACCAGCTGTCGCCGCTGGCTTTTCGCCTGTTTCCTGTGGCCGTGGCGGCGCTGTCGTTTTATTCCTTTACCAAACGTTTTACCTGGACATGCCACTTGTGGTTGGGGTTAACCCTGGGGCTTGCCCCTTTGGGAGCCTGGATTGCCATTTCCGGCCAGTTCCATGCTGCACCAGTTTTGCTGGGTCTGGGTGTACTGTTCTGGGTGGCGGGCTTTGATATAATATATGCCTGTGACGACTATCATTTTGACCGGAAATACGGTATCCACTCCATTCCATCCCGGTTCGGTATCGCCAGTTCGCTAAGGATATCCACCGTTTTCCATATAATAGCCCCTTTACTGTTCCTGGCGGTGGGTATAATACTTCATCTGGGTGTTTTTTATATGACTGGCCTTACCATAGCGGTAACACTACTTTTTTACCAGCATAAACTGGTTACCCCGGATGACCTGAGCCGGGCTGGAGTGGCTTTTTTCAATTTAAACGGTACCCTAAGCGTAGTAGTGTTTTGTTTTACACTGCTGGACATACTGGTTCCGGTGCAAATATGGTAG